In the Streptomyces sp. 3214.6 genome, CCGCAGCCCGGTGACCGGGTGCCCGCCCAGGGGGCCCTCGGCGAGGGCGTCCCGGCAGCCGGCCTCCACGGCACGGACGTACTCCTGTGGCACCCGACCGCCCACGACGGCCGAACGGAACGCGAAACCGGTTTCGACGTCGCCGTCCGCGTCCTCGCCGCCGACCGCGTCGAGCGGTTCGACGTCGAGCACGACGTGCGCGAACTGGCCGGCGCCACCGTCCTGTTTGACGTGCCGGAAGAGCACGCCGGACACCCCACGGACGACCGTCTCGCGATACGTCACCCTCGGACGCCCCACGTTGACCTCCACGCCGACGCCACGGCGCACCTTCTCCACCGCGACCTCCAGATGCAGTTCACCCATGCCCGACAGCACCGTCTGACCGGTCTCGGGATCGGTCCTGACGACCAGCGACGGATCCTCCTCCGCCAGCCGCGCGAGTGCCGAGGCCAGCCGGTCGGCGTCGGTGCTCGACCGCGCCTCGACCGCCACGGAGACGACCGGTTCGGCGACCCCGGGCGGTTCGAGGACGATCGGCGCGTCCGGCGCGCACAGGGTCGAGCCCGCACGCGCCGACTTCAGTCCGATCACGGCCACGATGTCCCCGGCGACCGCGCGCTCCACCTGGGCGTGCCGGTCGGCCTGCACACGCAGGATCCGACCGATCCGCTCGGTGCGTCGCGTGCCCGACTCCCACACCGCGTCCCCCTTCTCGATCGTGCCCGAGTACACCCGCAGGTAGGTGAGCCGACCGGTGGGCGTGGCGCTGACCTTGAACGCGAGAGCGGCGAACGGCGCGGAGGGGTCGGCGGGCCGGTGCTCACCGACGACCTCCTGCACACGATCGACGTCTCGCTGCACCCTGTCGGCACCTCCCTGCGTACTGTCGGCGCCTCCTTGCACACGGTCGGCACCACTCTGCGTGCTGCGGCCGGTGGCCTGCACACCGCGTACCGGCGGCACGTCCAGCGGCGACGGGAGGTAGGCGACGACGGCGTCCAGCAGCGGCTCGATGCCGCGATTGCGGTAGGCCGAGCCGCACAGCACAACCACCACGTCGCCCGTGCGGGTCAGGTCGCGCAGCGCTCCGGAGAGGGTCTCGGCAGACAGCGTCTCCCGGTCGCAGAACTCCTCCAGCGCGGCCGGATGCCGCTCCGCCACAGCCTCTTCCAGCAGCCTGCGCCGACGCAGCGCCTCCTCCCGAAGCTCCTGCGGCACAGCCGCCTCGACGGCCGTCCCGCCGGTCATGTCGCCGTCGTCGCTCCAGGTCAGCGCCCGCATGCGGAGCAGGTCGACGACGCCGGTGAAGCCGTTCTCCCTGCCGATGGGCAGGTGTACGACCAGCGGGACCGGGTGGAGGCGTGCCCGGATCGACGCCACCGCGGCGTCGAGGTCGGCGCCGACCCGGTCGAGCTTGTTGACGAACGCGATCCGGGGAACACCGTGCCGGTCGGCCTGCCGCCACACCGATTCGCTCTGCGGCTCCACCCCGGCGACGGCATCGAACACCGCCACCGCCCCGTCGAGCACCCGCAGGGATCGCTCCACCTCGTCGGCGAAGTCGACGTGCCCGGGGGTGTCGATCAGGTTGATCCGGTGGCCGTGCCAGTCGCAGCTGACGGCCGCGGCGAAAATGGTGATTCCACGGTCGCGCTCCTGGGGGTCGAAGTCGGTGATGGTGGTGCCGTCGTGGACCTCGCCGCGCTTGTGCGTGGTCCCGGTGGCGTACAGGATCCGCTCGGTGACGGTGGTCTTGCCCGCGTCGACATGGGCGAGGATGCCCAGGTTGCGTACGGCGGAGAGGTGACGGTCGAGGTTGTTGCGCACGGCCCTTGGCCTTTCGGGGCGTTTCCGAGAACGGGCAGCGCGATTTCCGGACGAAGGCAAGGAGAGACACGTGCATGAACATCGTGACGCGCACGTGACTGACGCACCGTCACATATGGCTCATCGACGGCGCGTTGGACTACTCGGGCAGTTCGTCAGGACATCCGGTGCCGGCCGCGCAGCGAGCACCGGACGGACGAAGACACGAGGATCACCTCGTAGCGGGAGCGGGGAGCGACGACAGCGGTACGGTCACGCATGGCGGGCTCCCCTCGTTCGCATCGGTGCGGCGCGCCCTGATCGTGGGCCACGCTTGGTCTTCGGTGAGTGTAGGGGCGGACGGGCGTGCCCGGCACGCGATTTATCGCACCGGGCCCTGCGCCATCGGGTAGAACTGCCTCCGCACCTGACGCAGCCATGAGTCGGCAGCTGTGTCGTCGGGGTGTTCGGGCAGAACGCTGCGTGTCTCGGCGAAGGCATCCTCGAATCCACGCAGCAGCGGCAGCGCCGCTTCGGGGTCGGCGGTGACCTGTTCGCCGAACCGGTGATAGCTCTCGGGGTCCTCGACGCGAATCGTCAGCTTCCCTGTGGTGTAGAGCTCGTAGCCCTGGGTGCACAGCCGCTTGAGGTGACGGGCGTGCTTGGCGGTCCGACTGCGGATGCCCGCGGTAAGGGTCCCTTCGCTGCGGTTCTGGAGTTTGCGGAACTGCTGGGTGGCGTAACCGAGATAGGCGTCGCGGACTCGTCGTGCGCTGAGCAACGTCTCGCGCAGGGCGATGAGTTCGTCACCGAGGGGGGTGCGCACCTCGTACAACTCCTCCGGCAGCCAGACGAGTTCCATCACGGTCGGGTTGCCGCCGAGGGCGAGTCGGCACCACTTCGCGGCCTCGTGCAAGGTGCGGTCCGGTGACGTGCTGACGTGCGACTCCTGCGGCCGGTGCAGGCCGTGCAGTTCCTCGGTGGGAGCGGCGAACATGCCGAGGCGGTCCACGTCGGAGCCTTCGTGGGCGAGCCCGTAGGCGGTTGAGCCGACGATGCCGGACAGCAGGATGTTGGTGACGGTCACTGGTGCCCCCCGGGTCGTTCCCCGATGCTGATCAGCGCCGCCCGGTCGGGCGACGGGACCGCCATGATGCCCCGGCGCCGGCCCGGAGCACCTCGCATTTTTCGGCGGCGCCCACCCAGGCGCCGCCCGCCCGGTCGCCCGGCCCTCGCCCCACCATCGCCGCGACCGTCCGCACGCCCGCCGCCTCACCCGTACGGCTCATTGCGCTGGTCGCGCGGCATGGCCGGTGGTGCCGTGGAGGAGCAGGGGCAGCCCGCCCCGCCCTCAGGAGGCACCGTGACCACCCCTCGCCCGTCGTCCCGCCCGTCCTGCCCGCCCCGCCCGCCGGGCCCGGCCGGTCCGACGCGTCCGGCGCGTCCGGCTCGTCCGGCTCGTCCGGCTCGCATGCTGGCCGCCGTCCTGGCCTGCGGAACGCTGCTGGCCACCGCGGCCTGTTCCGGCGGGGACGACAGCGCGTCGACCGACTCGGGTGTCGCGGCCAGACCCGTCGCCGAGCGGACCGCCACCAAGTCCCCGGACAAGCCGCTCACGAACGCCCGCGCACAGATCGCACTGATCACGGAGGGAGATCTGGAGGACGCCTGGAATCAGGTCAAGACCGCGGGGAACTGGCACGACACCCTGCTGATCGACAAGGTCGACGTCGCCCAGTTCCTCACCGCCAAGACGCAGGCCGCCAACTGTCAGCGACTGCTCGACGGGCTCTACGAGAACGACCTGCTGGGCAAGCCGTCGGGCGGGGCGGCGCTCACCGGCTTCCAGCAGGGCGACTCCCGGTTGCTCTACCAGGTCGCCGCATACGACAAGGCCGACCTCGACCAGTCACTGAAGTGGCTGGCGTCGCTCCCGACCGACTGCGACCAGTTCAACGCGGTCGGCTCAGCGAACTCCACCCGAACCGTGCAGGTCGTCGAGGCATCCCTGCCCAAGGTCGGCGACGCCCGGCAGGGCGTGACCGTGACGGTGCAGGGCGTCTCCGGGGGCTCCCCGGTCACGCTCACCCTCGACGTCGCCGTCGTACGGGTCGGCGACGACGCGATCACGGTCACGAACGGCGGAACCGACGGCGTGGACCACGACAGCACCAAGGACGCGGTGAGCCATGGCACGACGCGGCTGAAGGACGTCCGGGAGGGCCGTACACCGGCCCCGGAGCCCAGCCAGTTCGACTGACCGAAGCTCCGCGCCCGGCCGTCTCCGGCCTTCTTCCCCCGAGCAGAACCATGTGACATATTACTGTCGTGACCAAGCGACCGAGCGGTGACGTCGTGGTCGTCGGCGCCGGCATGGTGGGCGCCGCCTGCGCGCTGTACGCGGCCCGTACCGGGCTTGAGGTGGTGCTGGTCGACCGCGGTCCCGTGGCAGGCGGCACCACCGGCGCCGGCGAGGGCAACCTCCTCGTCTCCGACAAAGAGCCAGGGCCCGAGCTCCAACTGGCCCTGCTGTCCGCCAGGTTGTGGGCCGAGCTGGCCCAGGAGCTGGGCACAGCCGTCGAGTACGAGCCCAAGGGCGGCCTCGTCGTCGCGTCCGCCCCCGAGACCCTCACCGCCCTGACGGATCTGGCAACCGGACAGCGGGCGGCCGGGGTGGAGACAGTCCACGTC is a window encoding:
- a CDS encoding nucleotidyltransferase domain-containing protein gives rise to the protein MTVTNILLSGIVGSTAYGLAHEGSDVDRLGMFAAPTEELHGLHRPQESHVSTSPDRTLHEAAKWCRLALGGNPTVMELVWLPEELYEVRTPLGDELIALRETLLSARRVRDAYLGYATQQFRKLQNRSEGTLTAGIRSRTAKHARHLKRLCTQGYELYTTGKLTIRVEDPESYHRFGEQVTADPEAALPLLRGFEDAFAETRSVLPEHPDDTAADSWLRQVRRQFYPMAQGPVR
- a CDS encoding elongation factor G, coding for MRNNLDRHLSAVRNLGILAHVDAGKTTVTERILYATGTTHKRGEVHDGTTITDFDPQERDRGITIFAAAVSCDWHGHRINLIDTPGHVDFADEVERSLRVLDGAVAVFDAVAGVEPQSESVWRQADRHGVPRIAFVNKLDRVGADLDAAVASIRARLHPVPLVVHLPIGRENGFTGVVDLLRMRALTWSDDGDMTGGTAVEAAVPQELREEALRRRRLLEEAVAERHPAALEEFCDRETLSAETLSGALRDLTRTGDVVVVLCGSAYRNRGIEPLLDAVVAYLPSPLDVPPVRGVQATGRSTQSGADRVQGGADSTQGGADRVQRDVDRVQEVVGEHRPADPSAPFAALAFKVSATPTGRLTYLRVYSGTIEKGDAVWESGTRRTERIGRILRVQADRHAQVERAVAGDIVAVIGLKSARAGSTLCAPDAPIVLEPPGVAEPVVSVAVEARSSTDADRLASALARLAEEDPSLVVRTDPETGQTVLSGMGELHLEVAVEKVRRGVGVEVNVGRPRVTYRETVVRGVSGVLFRHVKQDGGAGQFAHVVLDVEPLDAVGGEDADGDVETGFAFRSAVVGGRVPQEYVRAVEAGCRDALAEGPLGGHPVTGLRVTLTDGATHVKDSSETAFRTAGRFALREALRRCAMVLMEPVVEVCVTVPEDAVGGVLGDLAARRGRVTDSTVRGASAVITATVPLAELFGYATRLRSRTQGRGTFSARPTGYAPAPASAPAVTK